Proteins from one Mesotoga infera genomic window:
- a CDS encoding glycoside hydrolase family 13 protein yields the protein MQLKPPEWTSDAIIYQIFPDSFFNGEPYNDPPETLNWGASPERNRFYGGDLQGIIHKLDYLRKLGVNCIYLTPIFDAPSNHKYDTRNYFKVDDALGGDEALMELVEQVHARGMRILLDGVFNHCGVEHPFFIDATSRGKESRYWNWFHIDSIPVTESPEPNYRCFAGYGKMPEFDLSNPQVREYLLGVVRYWFEKADIDGWRLDTVEYLHPDFVRAVRETSKEMKPEAYVLGELLHLGTSWFKGGYLDGAMNYRLRKYLLSFFVFNNIDAKTFGEKLYVLRRSYPDWANYAMYNMIDSHDRPRITTLCNGKKEIVRLILLFLFAYPGVPAIYYGDEIGIEGGSDPDCRRSMIWDEKLWDRELLEFYKKLIELRKTSQALRKGVFIPGTADNGLFTFERGYGNERVVVCLNNSPVAVEYEIGKPYDILLSRSARIDTCTLLLDPYAFAVLRKTTENV from the coding sequence ATGCAGCTCAAACCACCGGAATGGACAAGCGACGCCATTATTTATCAGATATTTCCCGACTCTTTCTTCAACGGTGAACCGTACAACGATCCTCCGGAAACCCTTAACTGGGGTGCCTCGCCCGAGAGAAATCGTTTCTATGGAGGAGACTTGCAAGGAATCATCCATAAGCTTGATTATTTGCGGAAACTTGGAGTCAATTGCATATACCTGACTCCCATCTTCGATGCGCCTTCGAACCACAAGTACGATACTCGCAATTACTTCAAAGTAGACGACGCTCTGGGCGGGGATGAGGCACTCATGGAACTGGTAGAACAGGTTCATGCGAGAGGGATGAGGATCTTGCTTGATGGTGTTTTCAACCATTGCGGTGTTGAACACCCGTTCTTTATCGATGCAACGAGCAGGGGCAAAGAGTCCCGCTACTGGAACTGGTTTCACATCGATTCTATACCGGTTACCGAAAGCCCCGAACCGAATTATCGTTGTTTTGCCGGCTACGGAAAGATGCCCGAGTTCGATCTTTCCAACCCTCAAGTAAGAGAGTATTTGCTTGGAGTGGTCCGATACTGGTTCGAGAAGGCCGATATCGATGGCTGGCGGCTCGACACTGTGGAATACCTGCATCCCGATTTTGTTCGTGCTGTCCGAGAGACATCCAAAGAGATGAAGCCGGAGGCTTACGTTCTAGGCGAGCTTCTCCATCTTGGAACTTCCTGGTTCAAGGGAGGTTATCTGGATGGAGCGATGAACTACAGATTGAGAAAGTATCTTCTCTCTTTTTTCGTCTTCAACAACATAGATGCGAAGACCTTTGGAGAAAAGCTCTATGTCTTGCGACGTAGCTACCCCGACTGGGCCAATTATGCTATGTACAACATGATTGACAGCCACGATCGCCCCAGAATCACCACACTCTGCAACGGTAAGAAGGAGATAGTCAGACTCATTCTGTTATTCTTGTTCGCCTACCCGGGCGTTCCTGCGATCTATTACGGTGACGAGATAGGCATCGAAGGCGGCAGTGATCCGGACTGCCGAAGATCGATGATATGGGACGAGAAACTCTGGGACCGGGAACTTCTTGAGTTCTACAAAAAGCTCATAGAGCTTCGAAAAACCAGTCAGGCTCTGAGAAAGGGAGTTTTCATACCCGGTACAGCCGACAATGGACTTTTCACCTTCGAGAGAGGGTACGGGAATGAACGGGTTGTGGTGTGTTTGAATAACTCACCTGTCGCCGTAGAATACGAAATCGGGAAACCCTACGATATCCTGCTTTCACGATCTGCCAGGATCGATACATGTACTCTTCTGCTAGATCCATACGCTTTTGCCGTATTGAGAAAGACCACGGAAAACGTCTGA
- the mnhG gene encoding monovalent cation/H(+) antiporter subunit G → MIVLDILGYIMISIGAFFYFLGGLGMFRMPDVYNRLQAGTKATTLGSFSLILGVGLANPAWLMKAIIIVTFIAITNPVGSSVIARAAMKKGIKPVGRKEIAEVNQKPSEGGEDE, encoded by the coding sequence ATGATCGTATTGGATATTCTGGGATACATAATGATCTCTATCGGGGCCTTCTTCTACTTTCTGGGGGGATTGGGTATGTTTAGAATGCCCGATGTATATAACAGGCTTCAGGCAGGAACGAAGGCTACAACGCTCGGTTCATTCTCTCTCATACTCGGCGTAGGACTGGCAAATCCTGCCTGGCTTATGAAAGCTATAATCATAGTCACTTTCATCGCGATCACAAATCCGGTGGGGAGCTCTGTAATCGCCAGAGCTGCCATGAAAAAGGGCATAAAGCCGGTCGGTAGAAAAGAAATAGCCGAAGTTAACCAAAAGCCCTCTGAAGGGGGTGAAGACGAATGA
- a CDS encoding helix-turn-helix domain-containing protein: MLTWNGENYYTTAEIAEILHVTPGTVRRKMASGELKAITLGKMLYVLESELGKALEWKDANSNIDMYQRILEHAASVKQLPSGECIFYNDDGEPLMQAKIATASGVAQSIGDDVDAE, encoded by the coding sequence GTGCTTACGTGGAACGGTGAGAATTATTACACGACTGCGGAGATAGCGGAGATACTGCACGTTACTCCAGGAACGGTACGGAGAAAGATGGCTAGCGGAGAACTGAAAGCTATAACGCTTGGAAAGATGCTATACGTCTTAGAAAGCGAGCTAGGCAAAGCTCTAGAGTGGAAAGATGCGAACTCTAATATCGACATGTATCAAAGGATTCTAGAGCATGCTGCTAGCGTTAAGCAACTGCCCAGCGGTGAATGTATATTCTATAACGACGACGGAGAACCGTTGATGCAAGCAAAGATAGCGACTGCAAGCGGAGTGGCGCAAAGCATTGGAGACGATGTAGATGCTGAATAA
- a CDS encoding cation:proton antiporter, whose protein sequence is MIAFSIFFSLILLGAFLTLYRLFKGPTTPDRVAALDILNVMVTGAIVLFSLIDRNSLFLDIALVYAALSFLETVVVIRYLEGRK, encoded by the coding sequence ATGATTGCCTTCTCCATCTTTTTTTCCTTGATATTGCTCGGTGCTTTCCTTACTCTTTACAGACTCTTCAAAGGGCCGACGACTCCAGACAGGGTGGCCGCTCTTGATATCTTGAATGTAATGGTAACGGGCGCGATAGTTCTCTTCTCGCTCATCGATAGAAACTCACTTTTCCTCGATATCGCTCTTGTCTATGCGGCCCTTTCATTTCTGGAGACCGTTGTGGTTATCCGGTATCTGGAGGGGAGAAAATGA
- a CDS encoding AAA family ATPase produces the protein MTIIADNYFSTSSNERYLLWALLYDAQFYELFPDVYRSDFQRCEIYDFMAESYHAKADETDIIKDFRKRFPTVAETMDGEHHESLPSYYSLLDTVRKESKELLRQRLASLRDPDDAFRDLDNYRKNQHGIKHAGIKYLSAMELMEKVFEPIKWCVPGLIPDGLIMLAGKPKVGKSWLALHLCHAVAFGGYAFGSIDVPRGKALYYGLEDSERRLKERLKAISCELPVPDGLYLSTKLSRLDDGGLDEISTWLDDNADARLVVIDTLARVKPKARRSNDAYENDTEIMSGLQELAMRYGITVLVVHHMRKNTRDSDDVFDGVLGSTGLTGTADATLLLQRGRQTKEIVMSITGRDVDEQELSIAFSLADRVPFRLLGSTDEIHMSDTRKEILEYLQENGKTTPKELATALGKNYSTTKTMLQRMLADGVVSNNNGKYEIYT, from the coding sequence ATGACAATTATAGCAGATAACTACTTTAGTACCAGTAGTAATGAGCGATATCTACTCTGGGCATTGTTGTACGATGCTCAATTCTATGAACTCTTTCCGGACGTGTACCGTTCCGACTTTCAACGCTGCGAGATATACGACTTTATGGCGGAGTCTTATCACGCAAAAGCTGACGAGACGGACATTATCAAAGACTTTCGCAAGCGGTTTCCAACGGTGGCGGAGACGATGGACGGTGAACATCACGAGAGCCTGCCGAGTTATTACAGCTTACTGGACACGGTGCGAAAAGAGAGCAAAGAACTACTGCGGCAAAGACTCGCAAGTCTCCGAGATCCTGATGACGCTTTCCGAGATCTCGACAATTATAGGAAGAACCAACACGGCATCAAACACGCTGGAATTAAGTATCTATCAGCGATGGAGCTAATGGAGAAAGTATTTGAGCCGATAAAGTGGTGCGTTCCAGGACTCATACCGGACGGACTCATAATGCTTGCTGGAAAGCCGAAAGTCGGCAAGTCGTGGCTTGCTTTGCATCTTTGCCATGCAGTGGCTTTCGGTGGCTACGCCTTCGGCAGTATAGATGTTCCACGTGGAAAAGCTCTTTACTACGGACTAGAGGACTCCGAAAGACGGCTCAAAGAGAGACTCAAAGCTATATCGTGTGAATTGCCAGTGCCGGACGGACTGTATCTGAGTACAAAATTATCCAGGCTGGATGATGGCGGACTTGACGAGATCTCGACATGGCTTGACGATAACGCAGACGCACGGCTAGTGGTAATCGACACACTTGCGAGAGTCAAGCCGAAAGCCAGACGGAGTAATGATGCTTACGAGAACGACACCGAGATAATGAGCGGCCTGCAAGAGTTGGCCATGAGATACGGCATAACGGTGTTGGTAGTGCATCATATGCGGAAGAACACGAGAGACTCTGATGACGTGTTCGATGGAGTACTCGGAAGTACCGGACTTACTGGGACTGCCGATGCCACGTTGCTTTTGCAACGTGGACGGCAGACCAAAGAGATAGTCATGAGCATCACCGGACGAGATGTAGATGAGCAAGAGTTATCAATAGCTTTCTCTCTAGCTGATAGAGTACCGTTCAGACTACTCGGAAGTACGGATGAGATACATATGAGCGATACACGCAAAGAGATACTAGAGTATCTCCAGGAGAACGGAAAGACTACACCGAAAGAGCTAGCAACGGCTCTAGGAAAGAATTACAGCACAACTAAAACCATGCTGCAAAGGATGCTAGCGGACGGAGTGGTGAGCAATAACAATGGCAAGTATGAAATATATACCTGA
- a CDS encoding DUF5362 family protein, with protein MYERSEGNSGIEGISYQTLSRLSYWAGFVGIWTLIGATLGIIGSIAGMIANPFSIFGLISAIVALVMGLRLRRTKNELETFIHTKAPLNLEIGLDSMMKYFRIQGVLIILAIVFILITVIAVIVMGAAFNFNFDFYNT; from the coding sequence ATGTATGAAAGAAGCGAAGGTAATTCTGGCATCGAAGGAATCTCTTACCAGACTCTTAGCAGGTTGAGCTACTGGGCCGGATTCGTCGGCATATGGACTCTCATCGGCGCTACGCTCGGAATAATAGGCTCGATCGCAGGAATGATAGCGAACCCCTTTTCCATATTCGGTCTTATCAGTGCTATCGTTGCCCTTGTGATGGGTCTCAGACTAAGAAGAACGAAGAATGAGCTGGAAACTTTCATTCACACAAAGGCTCCTCTGAATCTCGAAATAGGTCTCGACAGCATGATGAAGTATTTCAGGATCCAGGGTGTCCTTATAATTCTGGCCATCGTCTTCATTCTTATTACCGTGATCGCCGTGATCGTAATGGGGGCGGCTTTCAATTTCAATTTCGATTTCTATAACACATAG
- a CDS encoding potassium channel beta subunit family protein: MEYRKVGKSGLRISELSLGSWLTFGAQLDIENAREAMRRAYREGINFFDNAEAYASGMSESMMGEILKEFKREEVVVSTKIFWGGNKPNQKGLSRKHLLEGTWNSLKRLQLSYVDLLYAHRPDPETPMEEVVLAMDYIVRNGLAFYWGTSEWSAGELEEAHRVAEKLNAIHPVVEQPQYNLLSRERVEKEYLPLYEKYGMGLTVWSPLASGLLTGKYNDGIPQDSRLARFPGLKKHLEENGMLSKENLEKVGKLANVAKELGIGLPQLALAWILKNENVSSVILGVSRVEQLEENLKALEAKEKLTDEVMKEIESII; this comes from the coding sequence ATGGAATATCGCAAAGTTGGAAAAAGTGGCTTAAGGATAAGTGAACTGTCGCTCGGTTCATGGTTGACTTTCGGAGCACAGCTGGATATCGAAAACGCCAGAGAGGCTATGCGCAGGGCATACAGAGAGGGAATAAACTTTTTTGACAACGCCGAGGCCTACGCCAGCGGGATGTCTGAATCGATGATGGGCGAGATCCTCAAAGAGTTCAAACGAGAGGAAGTAGTCGTTTCCACCAAGATCTTCTGGGGGGGAAACAAGCCCAACCAGAAAGGCCTTTCCCGGAAGCATCTTCTCGAGGGTACCTGGAACTCTTTGAAACGACTTCAGTTAAGCTATGTCGATCTTCTGTACGCTCACAGGCCTGATCCAGAGACTCCCATGGAGGAGGTGGTTCTGGCGATGGACTATATAGTCAGGAATGGACTGGCCTTCTACTGGGGAACTTCGGAGTGGAGCGCCGGCGAACTTGAAGAGGCTCACCGTGTGGCAGAAAAGCTAAACGCAATTCATCCCGTTGTTGAACAACCCCAGTACAATTTGCTCTCCAGAGAGAGAGTCGAGAAGGAATATCTCCCCCTGTATGAAAAATACGGAATGGGATTGACTGTCTGGAGCCCACTGGCGAGTGGATTGCTCACCGGCAAATATAACGACGGAATTCCTCAAGACAGTAGGCTCGCCAGATTCCCCGGTTTGAAGAAGCACCTGGAAGAAAACGGTATGCTGTCCAAGGAAAATCTGGAAAAAGTCGGAAAACTGGCCAATGTAGCGAAAGAACTTGGGATCGGTTTACCCCAACTGGCTCTCGCCTGGATTCTGAAAAACGAGAACGTGAGTTCCGTGATTCTCGGCGTCAGCAGGGTCGAACAACTCGAAGAAAACTTGAAAGCTCTTGAAGCCAAAGAAAAGCTGACCGATGAAGTAATGAAAGAGATAGAGAGTATAATCTAA
- a CDS encoding Na+/H+ antiporter subunit E, protein MEISIFNTKNALPIQGYGIINNINSMHFTNFIIRGGGMALQFLSVYVIGFFIWLGFTGSFDPLELLLGLIITAIVAAIFSRYSNFRFGLDFPLRVFKFIFRFLPVFIVEMVKANIDVARRVLNPDLPINPGMFRIDTDLKGDFAKLCLANSITLTPGTLTVDTDEKGLLIHSIDLKEDLQSAEVTGLIPESFEQRIKEVFE, encoded by the coding sequence TTGGAAATATCGATATTCAATACTAAGAATGCTTTACCCATACAGGGTTATGGTATTATAAACAATATAAACTCAATGCATTTCACAAATTTCATTATAAGGGGTGGTGGTATGGCCCTGCAGTTTTTGTCGGTTTACGTAATTGGTTTTTTCATCTGGCTCGGTTTTACAGGGAGCTTCGATCCATTGGAGTTGCTCCTGGGATTGATTATAACAGCCATCGTGGCGGCTATCTTCAGCAGGTATTCGAATTTTCGTTTCGGGCTGGATTTTCCGCTGCGTGTTTTCAAATTCATATTTCGCTTTCTACCGGTATTCATAGTTGAAATGGTAAAGGCAAATATCGATGTTGCCCGCAGGGTACTAAACCCCGATCTTCCGATCAATCCAGGTATGTTCAGGATAGATACAGACCTGAAGGGAGACTTCGCCAAATTATGTCTGGCTAATTCCATTACTCTGACTCCAGGAACGCTGACCGTGGATACGGACGAAAAGGGACTTTTAATTCATTCCATCGATTTGAAGGAAGATCTACAGTCAGCAGAAGTAACCGGATTAATTCCAGAAAGCTTTGAACAACGGATAAAGGAGGTTTTCGAATGA
- a CDS encoding Ig-like domain-containing protein: MKKWMIYTLIVAVAVAIVLIATIPALLNKEPVMELPVQVVNQGEKLSVDLKAFIKDEKADEVTLEKVDGPGTITGSVFTFEPAFKYVGEVIVKIKATDKQGKNSTGELKINVIRVNRPPEIDTTPLKVFEGESMSLDLLTIVKDPDNDEISLKVDGPGNLEGRTYVYAPGYMDAGKKVLRITAKDSEGNETVRDVQLEVVDVNAPPTLVVSDQTVREGDSLTVDLASLVSDTDGDAVTLSLIGGPGGIVDGVFVYKPGFEEAGESVVSISARDSRGGESTSTFKVTVTETNRPPRIFLSDMVISEGEELVVDLSSRMLDPDDDPLEIIVEGPGAVEDNRYVFTPGYRDAGDKDVAITISDGKGGIGRASFTIRVQDVNRPPEGSIANETISEGEKLNLYLKAFAYDPDGDEIFFELLEGPGSVEGDSYTYEPDFESAGLKEVKIKVSDAGGEEKILVFEIAVVDVNRAPVAVLPSIAASIRETFTLGLDLKSFFTDPDGEELSFAILEGPGSIEGSNYKYTPSYNDQGEKKITIVASDPSGLSTNLPVTVSVMDLNREPRVLTSDVSIDENEPLTIDFNGWVIDPDGDSVEISIKGPGSIKDGIYTFKPGYNDSGEHTVKVHVRDERGAMKEASFTILVNDVNRPPRMLLSDKMIDEGTRLVVDLGMQSIDLDGDELNFTLVEGPGSVENAIYTFEPSFEESGDYTVTIRVSDGQTSVTGEFMIEVVDVNRAPETTIKEIKSSIREGFSLGMNLATFFGDPDGDELTFSLEGPGTLEGNGYTYSPGYEDSGEKSVLVTANDGRGGSVTLPIIISVLDINRPPEGSIANETISEGEKLNLYLKAFAYDPDGDEIFFELLEGPGSVEGDSYTYEPDFESAGLKEVKIKVSDAGGEEKILVFEIAVVDVNRAPVAVLPSIAASIRETFTLGLDLKSFFTDPDGEELSFAILEGPGSIEGSNYKYTPLYNDQGEKKITIVASDPSGLSTNLPVTVSVMDLNREPRVLTSDVSIDENEPLTIDFNGWVIDPDGDSVEISIEGPGSIKDGIYTFKPGYNDSGEHTVKVHVRDERGATKEASFTILVNDVNRPPEGSIANETISEGEKLNLYLKAFAYDPDGDEIFFELLEGPGSVEGDSYTYEPDFESAGLKEVKIKVSDAVGEEKILVFEIEIVDENRVPLITSSLPEITVQAEKVVEIDLMDHLNDPDGDDLLFEILEGPGSITGSKYIFEPRIGDIGQKEVLIKVSDGKGELTVPLRIFVEAGHRVVSITYALFSSGIDKVKLIAGSHEIISSGQRAELEIDWPLDFDTVSLWSFLEESAELIGTAKITASSSSRNIPLVSERGETKGFVRIELK, translated from the coding sequence ATGAAGAAATGGATGATCTATACGCTAATCGTCGCGGTCGCTGTGGCGATCGTTCTCATAGCGACGATTCCGGCACTGCTGAACAAAGAACCCGTTATGGAACTGCCGGTTCAGGTAGTTAACCAGGGAGAAAAACTCAGTGTCGATTTGAAGGCCTTTATAAAAGATGAAAAGGCCGATGAAGTCACGCTCGAAAAGGTCGATGGCCCCGGAACAATAACCGGATCGGTATTCACATTCGAGCCTGCTTTCAAGTATGTAGGCGAAGTGATCGTAAAGATAAAGGCAACCGACAAACAGGGGAAAAACTCCACGGGAGAGCTGAAGATAAACGTCATAAGGGTCAACAGACCTCCGGAAATCGATACAACGCCGCTCAAGGTTTTCGAGGGAGAGAGTATGTCTCTCGACCTTTTGACGATCGTGAAAGATCCGGATAACGATGAGATATCTCTCAAAGTCGATGGTCCTGGAAATCTCGAAGGAAGGACATATGTGTACGCTCCAGGTTATATGGATGCCGGTAAGAAAGTCCTGAGAATCACCGCAAAAGATTCCGAGGGCAATGAAACAGTGAGGGATGTGCAACTCGAAGTGGTGGATGTGAACGCGCCACCAACTCTCGTGGTATCGGATCAAACGGTCAGGGAAGGAGACTCTCTAACCGTAGATCTCGCGTCTCTCGTTTCGGATACGGATGGTGACGCGGTGACACTGTCTCTCATCGGTGGGCCGGGAGGGATCGTAGATGGAGTCTTCGTCTATAAGCCGGGCTTTGAGGAGGCCGGTGAAAGCGTGGTTTCGATCTCCGCCAGGGATAGCAGGGGAGGCGAATCGACCTCGACTTTCAAAGTAACGGTTACCGAGACGAACAGACCGCCCAGAATCTTCTTGAGCGATATGGTGATTTCCGAAGGCGAAGAACTAGTAGTTGACCTCTCGAGTCGCATGCTCGATCCCGACGACGATCCTTTAGAGATCATAGTGGAAGGGCCCGGTGCGGTGGAAGACAACAGATACGTCTTTACTCCAGGCTATCGTGATGCCGGTGACAAGGACGTTGCAATAACGATTTCCGATGGCAAAGGTGGAATCGGCAGAGCCTCTTTCACGATTCGGGTGCAGGATGTCAACAGGCCGCCCGAAGGATCGATAGCTAACGAAACCATCTCCGAAGGCGAAAAATTGAATCTTTACCTCAAAGCCTTTGCCTACGATCCAGACGGTGACGAGATATTCTTCGAATTGCTTGAAGGACCCGGAAGTGTAGAGGGCGATAGTTACACCTATGAGCCGGATTTTGAATCGGCCGGTCTTAAGGAAGTCAAGATAAAGGTCTCCGACGCCGGCGGCGAAGAAAAGATACTCGTCTTCGAGATAGCTGTCGTCGATGTAAATAGAGCTCCCGTGGCTGTTCTGCCTTCGATTGCAGCGAGTATAAGGGAGACCTTCACATTGGGCCTGGATCTCAAGAGCTTCTTCACCGATCCAGATGGCGAGGAGCTGTCCTTCGCCATTTTGGAAGGACCGGGGAGCATCGAGGGGAGTAATTACAAATATACGCCGTCGTACAACGATCAGGGAGAAAAGAAGATAACGATAGTTGCGAGCGATCCGTCAGGTCTCTCAACAAATCTACCCGTGACCGTCTCTGTGATGGATCTTAACAGAGAACCCAGAGTTCTGACGAGCGATGTTTCGATCGACGAAAACGAGCCGCTAACAATAGATTTCAACGGATGGGTCATAGACCCGGATGGTGACAGTGTTGAAATCAGTATCAAAGGACCTGGATCTATAAAAGATGGAATTTACACCTTCAAACCGGGATACAACGATAGTGGCGAGCACACGGTGAAAGTCCATGTGAGAGATGAAAGAGGAGCCATGAAAGAGGCCAGTTTCACCATACTCGTAAACGATGTAAACAGGCCGCCCAGAATGCTTCTCAGCGACAAGATGATAGACGAAGGGACCCGCCTAGTTGTGGATCTTGGTATGCAGTCGATAGATCTCGACGGCGATGAACTGAACTTCACTCTCGTTGAAGGACCCGGAAGCGTTGAAAATGCTATCTACACTTTCGAACCTTCTTTCGAGGAGAGCGGAGATTACACTGTCACTATAAGGGTATCCGATGGTCAGACGTCGGTGACGGGTGAATTCATGATAGAAGTAGTGGATGTGAATCGCGCCCCCGAAACTACGATCAAAGAGATCAAGAGCAGTATAAGAGAGGGGTTCTCTCTAGGGATGAACCTGGCCACTTTCTTCGGCGACCCCGATGGCGACGAATTGACATTCTCTCTGGAAGGACCGGGAACACTGGAAGGGAATGGCTACACATACAGCCCCGGTTACGAGGATTCCGGCGAGAAATCCGTACTCGTGACCGCCAATGACGGAAGAGGTGGCAGTGTGACACTGCCCATTATCATATCGGTTCTCGATATAAACAGGCCGCCTGAAGGATCGATAGCTAACGAAACCATTTCCGAAGGCGAAAAATTGAATCTTTACCTCAAAGCCTTTGCCTACGATCCAGACGGTGACGAGATATTCTTCGAATTGCTTGAAGGACCCGGAAGCGTAGAGGGCGATAGTTACACCTATGAGCCGGATTTTGAATCGGCCGGTCTTAAGGAAGTCAAGATAAAGGTCTCCGACGCCGGCGGCGAAGAAAAGATACTCGTCTTCGAGATAGCTGTCGTCGATGTAAATAGAGCTCCCGTGGCTGTTCTGCCTTCGATTGCAGCGAGTATAAGGGAGACCTTCACATTGGGCCTGGATCTCAAGAGCTTCTTCACCGATCCAGATGGCGAGGAGCTGTCCTTCGCCATTTTGGAAGGACCGGGGAGCATCGAGGGGAGTAATTACAAATATACGCCGTTGTACAACGATCAGGGAGAAAAGAAGATAACGATAGTTGCGAGCGATCCGTCAGGTCTCTCAACAAATCTACCCGTGACCGTCTCTGTGATGGATCTTAACAGAGAACCCAGAGTTCTGACGAGCGATGTTTCGATCGACGAAAACGAGCCGCTAACAATAGATTTCAACGGATGGGTCATAGACCCGGATGGTGACAGCGTTGAAATCAGTATCGAAGGACCTGGATCTATAAAAGATGGAATTTACACCTTCAAACCGGGATACAACGATAGTGGCGAGCACACGGTGAAAGTCCATGTGAGAGATGAAAGAGGAGCCACGAAAGAGGCCAGTTTCACCATACTCGTAAACGATGTAAACAGGCCTCCCGAAGGATCGATAGCTAACGAAACCATCTCCGAAGGCGAAAAATTGAATCTTTACCTCAAAGCCTTTGCCTACGATCCAGACGGCGACGAGATATTCTTCGAACTGCTTGAAGGACCTGGAAGCGTAGAGGGCGATAGTTACACCTACGAGCCGGATTTTGAATCGGCCGGTCTTAAGGAAGTCAAGATAAAGGTCTCCGATGCCGTCGGCGAAGAAAAGATACTCGTCTTCGAGATAGAAATCGTTGACGAAAACAGAGTGCCCCTAATAACCTCGTCTCTTCCTGAAATCACGGTCCAGGCGGAAAAAGTAGTTGAAATAGATCTTATGGATCACCTGAACGATCCCGACGGGGATGATTTGCTTTTTGAGATTCTAGAGGGTCCCGGAAGCATTACGGGAAGTAAATACATTTTCGAGCCTCGCATAGGAGATATCGGTCAGAAAGAAGTTCTGATAAAGGTGAGTGATGGAAAGGGCGAGTTAACTGTTCCCTTAAGGATCTTTGTGGAAGCGGGTCATCGGGTGGTTTCCATAACATACGCGTTATTCTCTTCGGGGATCGATAAAGTGAAACTGATCGCCGGTTCGCACGAGATCATTTCGAGCGGGCAACGCGCAGAGTTAGAAATCGACTGGCCTCTGGATTTCGATACCGTGTCTTTGTGGAGTTTTCTCGAAGAGAGCGCGGAGTTAATCGGAACGGCCAAAATAACTGCCAGCTCATCTTCGAGAAACATTCCCCTCGTATCGGAAAGGGGAGAAACGAAAGGGTTTGTCAGAATAGAGTTGAAATGA
- a CDS encoding DUF4230 domain-containing protein codes for MLILLQSRKKTTVRTESVIHRIERIAELSTARMTTLLIFEPEKESIVPGTSQRYIFIVPFQVRGYLDLKSIDSNSIEIYEGESRRIKLVLPPPELEVTIPQSKIPDIRVINQSGVLVKVFGNRDMLKTFQSYSKEIEQQALISAQEMGIEETSRESAKNFFHGLLLGMGFDEVVVLFKESERPQSLRESPNPVIR; via the coding sequence TTGCTGATACTATTACAGTCGCGCAAGAAGACGACCGTCAGAACCGAATCGGTGATTCACAGGATCGAACGAATCGCCGAGTTGAGCACGGCAAGAATGACCACATTGCTCATATTCGAACCTGAAAAGGAAAGCATAGTACCGGGCACTTCACAGAGATATATTTTTATAGTTCCCTTTCAAGTTCGCGGTTATCTCGATCTCAAAAGTATAGATAGTAATTCCATCGAGATTTACGAAGGGGAGAGCAGAAGAATAAAGCTCGTTCTTCCTCCTCCGGAACTCGAAGTGACCATACCCCAGAGCAAGATACCGGATATACGTGTGATAAATCAGAGCGGTGTTCTGGTTAAGGTTTTCGGGAACAGGGATATGCTCAAGACATTCCAGTCTTATAGCAAAGAGATAGAACAACAGGCGTTGATCAGCGCACAAGAAATGGGTATTGAAGAGACTTCTAGAGAGAGCGCCAAGAACTTCTTCCACGGGCTTCTCCTGGGGATGGGATTCGATGAGGTGGTTGTACTGTTCAAAGAATCGGAAAGACCGCAAAGCCTCCGGGAGAGCCCAAACCCTGTGATCCGCTGA